The proteins below come from a single Miscanthus floridulus cultivar M001 chromosome 1, ASM1932011v1, whole genome shotgun sequence genomic window:
- the LOC136475933 gene encoding actin-depolymerizing factor 2-like isoform X1 encodes MAFMRSHSNASSGMGVAPNIRETFVELQMKKAFRYVIFKIEEKQKQVVVEKTGATTESYDDFLACLPENDCRYALYDFDFVTGENVQKSKIFFIAWSPSTSRIRAKMLYSTSKDRIKHELDGFHYEIQATDPSEVDIEVLRERAH; translated from the exons ATGGCCTTCATGCGCTCCCAC TCAAATGCATCTTCCGGCATGGGAGTTGCTCCTAACATTAGGGAGACATTTGTCGAGCTCCAAATGAAGAAGGCATTCCGATATGTCATCTTCAAAATCGAAGAGAAGCAAAAGCAGGTGGTTGTGGAGAAGACAGGGGCCACTACTGAAAGCTATGATGATTTTTTGGCCTGTCTCCCAGAGAATGACTGCCGATACGCTCTCTATGATTTTGATTTTGTTACTGGGGAGAACGTGCAGAAAAGCAAGATTTTCTTCATTGCCTG GTCCCCATCGACATCCCGCATCCGTGCTAAGATGCTGTACTCCACCTCGAAGGACCGCATCAAGCACGAGCTCGACGGGTTCCACTACGAGATCCAGGCGACCGACCCATCAGAGGTGGACATTGAGGTTCTGCGGGAGCGGGCTCACTGA
- the LOC136475933 gene encoding actin-depolymerizing factor 2-like isoform X2, protein MGVAPNIRETFVELQMKKAFRYVIFKIEEKQKQVVVEKTGATTESYDDFLACLPENDCRYALYDFDFVTGENVQKSKIFFIAWSPSTSRIRAKMLYSTSKDRIKHELDGFHYEIQATDPSEVDIEVLRERAH, encoded by the exons ATGGGAGTTGCTCCTAACATTAGGGAGACATTTGTCGAGCTCCAAATGAAGAAGGCATTCCGATATGTCATCTTCAAAATCGAAGAGAAGCAAAAGCAGGTGGTTGTGGAGAAGACAGGGGCCACTACTGAAAGCTATGATGATTTTTTGGCCTGTCTCCCAGAGAATGACTGCCGATACGCTCTCTATGATTTTGATTTTGTTACTGGGGAGAACGTGCAGAAAAGCAAGATTTTCTTCATTGCCTG GTCCCCATCGACATCCCGCATCCGTGCTAAGATGCTGTACTCCACCTCGAAGGACCGCATCAAGCACGAGCTCGACGGGTTCCACTACGAGATCCAGGCGACCGACCCATCAGAGGTGGACATTGAGGTTCTGCGGGAGCGGGCTCACTGA